DNA sequence from the Pempheris klunzingeri isolate RE-2024b chromosome 9, fPemKlu1.hap1, whole genome shotgun sequence genome:
AAGTCTACAATGTTTAATTTAGCAGGAAACAAGATTGAACAAAAGCAGTTTTTTCATTCCAAATATAGAAATTGGATGAATTTGATATGGAATTAAATGTACTGAAAGATGAGAATCTGCACTTCAGACTCATAAAAAGGAAAGATTGGATTTAGTTACCATAGTTACCAGTGTTTTCTATAACGGTGCCTCTTCTTTGCCCCCTGCAGCAATGTAATGACGTGGGCCTCATGGCGTACTTAGGCACCATCACCAAGACCTGCAACAGTATGAACCAGTTCATCAACAAGTTCAACGTCCTGTATGACAGACAGGGCATCGGACGGAGGATGAGAGGACTCTTCTTTTGAGCCgaagcagagagacaaacacgcgctgcagtttcttttttttttggctccgTTTCGttctttttagttttctttgtaTTTCGTTCACCTAAAACAGATTCTTTAACCACCTGTAGCTTTTCAAACCAGTTTACCGTTTTCAGCCACAAGTGTATCCAGAAGCACTTAATTACACCAGTCTGTAAGAGACGTGTACAAACCTTCGCTCAACACTGTCTTGGGTGTGCACAGAAATGAATCCTCTGTACATGAACGTTGTATTATTTCACCCCgtttgttctgttgtttcatgtttctgtatGTAATAAATgatctgctgattttttttttttttttcatgggacTTTGACTCTTCTTCTTTGTACGTTGACTTGATGGTAACAGGCTATGTTATAGTAActatacacaacacacagcctATAAAAACATCAGACCTGCGCTTTGAAACGAGCCTATGAAATTCAGCTTTGTGGAGCTGCAGGTTTAATGTCAGGAGTGTTTGCAGTTAGCTCGTCTTTTGAAGTTGCATTCCTGCTGTTCGACTGCCCTCGGAGGTCTGAACAGGCAGGCATACGCAGCAGGAAAACGGGGGAGGGCAGCAGCTCCAGAGTCGGAGGTCTAACAGGAGTCAGCATTTTTATTGGTATTAAATGCACAGTGGAAGTAGACGTAACGACCCCCAGCCTGCAGGTTGGCACGTCTATTTTAGTGGTCTGCTTTTACCTGCCATGTGGCAATAAGAAGGGGTAATGTCGtctttgctttctgttttctcataCCTTTACATTTAACACCAAAACACAACTCATTCACTCGTGAGAAACTGTTCTGTTGACACTTTATTATCTCATGAAGCATTACATGCTTGTGAtgactgaaaactgttttgctGACATTAATGGTGAAAACATGAACAGTTGTCAGATTATTAATGTttaaacaaatactgtaaaacatTTGCACTACGCTTTAGTGCAGGTTGTATTCCATTACAGTATGTTTGAAATCCCTCAAAATATGAAATTGTTCATTAGATGTTGTCAGTTAAAGTCTGTTTAAAGTAAAAGCGCCTTTCCTCCAACACATGGTGGGAGTTTTACTGACTTTCCTCTTCAGGCTCATCAGCAGACGCAGCAGGCTGTGGGTAGTGGAAGCGGGACGGGTCATACAGGTCATCCATGGGGTTGTAGGGCATCGGGTAGTAGTACGGGTAGACTACTTTCTTCTGGACGGAGACAGGGGGAGCTGGCTCCTCCACCggttcctttttctcctctgccacCACAGGAGGgggcggcggcggtggtgggGGGACCACAACCTTCCCCTTCATGGGCCTGGGTGGGTGGTCAATCAGGCAGTCGGGGTCCCAGTAGGGGTCACAGTCGTACTCCATGCCCTTGAAGGTGCGGATAGGGGCCGGTGGGGACTTCTTGACGAggactggtggtggtggtgggggggcagacTTTtttggtggagggggaggaggctgGGGCACCGCAGCTGGCTCTGGAGCGGCTTTCTGAGGGACGCAGTGGTTGTGGTAGCGGGGGTCGCAGAGCACGGGCACAGCACCGGTGGGCATGTACACGATATGGGGCTTACAGAGTGGGTCTTTCTTGTTGCACAGGTAGAGCACGTCAGCCTGGGAGATGGATGGagcgggaggaagaggaggaggagttgccGGGGGCTCTGTGAGCTTTGGGACCCCTTTCAttgggggtgggggaggagcAGCGACTTTGCACTTCTTGTCTGTAGCTGGGTCACACGCGATCATTGGCACTCCCAGTTTGCTCTGGAAATAGGAAGCGTTGGGTCCGTAGGTGTGCTCCAGGTACCTCATCTGCTGGTAGAGCATCCGCAGCTTGTCGATCTCATAGAGCTGAGAGGGCAAAAACAGGACCATTAAAGGGATGACACACTCATTTGCagaggcttaaaaaaaaaagtaaatcaatgaggattgttttattgtgtaattttCGTTTATGAATTTGgacaaaactgaaatatgaTATGAAGCTAGATTATAACGCCAGTCTTATGagtaatatataataaagtGGTGTCAGCACTGTTCTATGCAAAATGAAGATTTAAGTCAATAACGAGCCACGGTTTAGCATTAAACTGTGGGTAATGCCGACCTTGTAATCAGAACGTCCCTAGTCTGAGTCCAGTAGCATGTCATCGGCTCATTTCCTATAAACTGTGTACTGTCCACTATCTAATCAAGGAAAAAAATGCCCCCTATCTTGCAGGGAAAATCTTCtgaagataagataaaatatgaCAACATAAGATCAGAGTTagataaagataagataaactttattaatcTCACATCGAGGAAATTCACTCGTCACAGCAGCTCAAAAGtcagacaaatgtgaaaaaaataaattgcacatgatgaatatgaataacTGATATAGGTGTGGATTAATTATGGTAAGAATTGgcataaatatgtaaataaatacagtttcaCTTTGTAgattgaattcttgaatcaaatgtttttgaaataaactCTCTGAGGCATTTCACACTTTAGGGACCCAGTCGTCTAGATAGAAGATAttgacttttctttctgtgtcagaatacatttctgcttttgtaaTTATTACAGAGGTCATGCTGCCAGACAAAGATTCTCACTGGAGTCTCCCAGGATGTGACTGTGTACACTCATCCGTTCACAAAGTGTTATATCTTTACAGGAAATATAGATTCATGATATTAATTTATAACTCACCCCCTCAGTGTGTCCGATGCTGCTGTAGTAGCGGTAATAAGACTGGAAGTCTGGGTTTCCTCTGTACCACCTTGGGTCCACATTACGCTTCGGTCTGGAGTGACTCAGAAAGCCGTTTGCTCTCATCCAGTTAATGTTAACATCACTGACGGGGACCATCTCTGTTAAAAGATGAGATGAAGGAGCTCAGTTCCTGAGAAGATAAACCAattctgaagtgttttttaaGTGTCAGCTGAAGTTATTTAAGTTACCTTCCTGCTTGATGGTGCTTAACAAAGATTTGGCATCCAGCAGACCTGGAAGAGGAGACAAATCATTCAGTGGATGctcatttaacatgtttttgacacatttttgttGTAGCAGTTGTATAATAAAGAGTCAGAACTGACCTGGGAGCAGACAGCAGAGTGCCCCTGCCAACCACAATGAGGAAATCATCTTGAACCCCTGCTGTCCAGAGAGGCAAAAATTGATTTGTATTATTCGGGACAGATCTCAGAAAATCACTGCTGTGTAATCAAGCAAGAGATCTAATTtgtaatctttttaaaatgaatttcacATTTATACATCACTACTCACGGAGaaaagctcattttaaagtGTGTATGTTAGTCCTTTCCATTGaaatttagtcattttttgCAGAATATAAGTGTATAATAAATAGATTAGAAAGGAACTTTTTAGATAAATGTTTCACAGCATCATAAGACAAATTGTTGATGAAGCATCTGCCAAAGTTAACCTGCTTTGGCtctaaatacacacagatgGTGTCGAATGGACCAGCGCTGTCAACACCTAATGGCCTTGTTTTACTCACCTGGCTCAGGAAGCTGTCTTCACCGTGCTAACAGGGCTGAGTGGGTTAAATACAGCTCTGTCTGCGGGACCCCCTGAAACATTATCTCCCGTCCAATAGCGCTCCACCAACTCTGACACCAAAATCTTGTCTCCACCTCTCTTTTAATACCGTTTAATAAGGGGCCTTTGGCGCCAATTGAGAATAAAAAGCCCCTGCGCCTTTAGCAGCAGAGCCATAAAGACAGCAGACTTCAAATGGAAACTCCCCATTAAGTCTGGAAGGAAAGAATCACCTGCTGGGACAACTGCAACTGTGGGGGAAAATGCTGCCTACTAACACAATATCTCAGCCAACAAAAAGTGCTACAAATCACAGATGACAACCTGCTCGGccttaaatgtacatttataatGAGGTTTCTAAAATGCTGTCAGCTCCAAAAGGTGGTTGTTTTACCCAAAGAACACCTGCTTTTCCAACAGTTATGTGACTGGAAGGCTCAATGAGCAACGAAGAGGCTTCATTTTTGTCTCGGCACGTTCACCATTTCATGTAAAGCACTTAAAATTAGACTACGGCTGCATTCTTATAGGATACTGTCACACTAATATACATTATAAACTTCCCGTCCAACATTAAAACTTTCATTTATGCAGGTGTACGTAAATGTttttaagagtaaaaaaaaaaaattctcaaacATTTTCAGGGTACCTTCAGCAAAAGCCTCCAGACTCTCAAAGCCTTTATCGTCACACCTGAATAGGACCATGTTTCAATGAGTATATCTGACTTCAAGTATATTCGACTAGAACATGTAAACCGTCAAAATTAAGCAGCTTCCTAACTTTGTGCTGATCCTGGTTTTGGTACATGGtgttcacatttacacactaTAAATTGCTTGTTTGTATGCAACAAACACAATTACAGTAAATCATTTAGGTTGATTAACTTAAAAATTGACAACATAACCAAGTTCCAGCACCTTAATTAAGATTCCCAgctttttgtgtgttgttttatgaCAGCAAACTCAATGTCTTTAGGTTTTAGACAGCTGATCTGACAAAACAAGCCATTTGAAGAGGGGAAATAAAAGttaccattttttaaaaaccattttGACtgataaatcagaaaatacaatCTACAGATGAGgctgaaataaataattgaagCCCTGAACTACAACCATTAATATCCGAGGACGGAGCCTTGGGCTTTTAggaaattgtgatggacattttccaccgttttatagaccaaagcatgatgaaaataatcattagttgggACCCTGTatgttggctttttttttttcttttacaagcTTCTGAAAGCAGCAATTATGTCAAGAAGGCTGCGCCGGTAACAAACCAGGTGTTCAGGGGCGATTGTGGCACACTTCAATTTTCTTCATCCCATTTCATGTGCACACTGGAGTCCAAATAACCACATAAAGCATAGTATCGAACCGTGAATTTATTATAACTCTGTAACAATACAAGGCCCAATGTTAACTTATTTTGCGTGATTTGCATTACAACatataaaatgtacagaaatgCTCTGTGTCAAAGAACCTGGAAGCTTTAAGCCCCAGACTGCAGGTACTACACAATCCTAAATTCTGACATACATATTTACAAGAGATTTACTGgtgaacagaaatgtaaaaagctATGGATCTTCAACAGCAGGAATTCTTGCAAGATAGTCGTGCTTAAAAATGTCCACGTTATGCTTGACTTGTGTTACAAAAtgctgaaggagaaaaaaacaaagagatatGATAGAAGTCTGTAGAAAGCCTGCAACAAAGAGTTTTCCCCGTCACGGCTGAAAACAGCGTGCTTGAAAAAGGAGTCCCGGGGGCTTCAGACGAAGGTGATGCGGCTGCGGGCCTGGTTGATCTGCCACACGTTCAGCTCCTCGTACTCCTCCAAGGCCTCCTGGAACTGGGCGGGGGTGAAGCCACGAGAGACGCAACGCTGCTCCGCTTCGGCCATGCGAACCAACCCGCCGGCTCCACCGCGGCCCGCCACCCCCTCTGTGGCGAGCTCACGCACCAGAGAGAAGATGACATCGGCCGGACGCTGAGTCCTGAACAGAGAGGGTTCAGTTAAGACTATTAAATGTCTGAAGACCACTTGTTTGACTGTTGTTGCGTAAGTTGATTGCTGTTGAAGGTCAGTTAAAATGGAACCAGTAGAAAGTGCAAGTTTTTGTAAAAAGCATGTTTAACACTTTGGGAAACACTTGTTTTTTtaccaagagttagatgagataGTCTGACTGTTTGGGACATAACCCTCCTATAAAACCACAACACTTCTTATACATGTTTGCAcatgtttttgtacaaattaaaacaaatacagcatCTTTATTAGGTAGCTTTTCATGTGTTGTTACCATTTCCCCGATTTCAGTCTATATACAAACTGTCTGCCTCTGAATTCACTCTCACCATGACGACGTGTGATTTCAATCTTCCCACGCAAATAAGCACAATATATAACTCCTCCATTAATGAACAATCGAATTCATATGCATCGGATGTTCCTTGATGCGGTTTAAAGAAACATGGCTCGTCGCTCCCTCCCATTGGCATAAAAAGCCTCCTGAAAATCTTAAAGCACCCACTGGAGAACAATATATAATGAGGGGTGTGTACAAGTCACTGGTCTTGACGCCTGCCTCAGTGAACATGCTGCCGTGTGAACAGAGCTCCATAAAACCCCAGAGAAGTTTTACAGCTTCCTCCAGGATATGCAGGTACTCTTACAGGCATACAACAAACTCATAAAAGGGAATTCTGGGTCGGATGACATCCGGTCACTCATGTTACGTGCAGTTTGAACAGAACAAATATCATCATTAAAAAGACATGTCTGAGGCTCCAGCGTTAACACTAACCTTGTGGTGCTGGACTTGTCAGCCTGCAGCGAATCCTTCGACATCTCCATCAGTCTCATTGCCTCGTTCACGTCTTCCTTCTCCACATTCTCCATCATGCGGAGGCGAGCCTGCGGAAAGGCACCAGCAGGAAACAGTGAAGATTGTGATGGAAATGTAGCAAATGTGGCCCACAGCGGACATTTAGATTGACGACACATCCGCGTTTGTTACGAAGGCTGCGTTGTGCCGGCACTGTCAGACCGAGACAAGTGCAATGCCCTCTGGGATGGCCGGCAATTGCCCAAGTCTCCGCCTCTCAACACCAGCTAGTCTCTCTACAGGTTGAGCTTGAAGACAAAGAAACGTTGAAACGCTAAAAGGGAACCTGAATACTCTGAAGATACATATGTAGGACACACTGATGACCGTTCTGGCCGTGGTCAGTTTTGCATGGGTTTGCACAGCTGCTCCAAACGCACACAGGCTGACTGCCCACCCTGCAAAGCTGGCCAGGATCAGACAAACCTTCTTCCTGCAGCTCACTCTCGATTATCTACATGTAACAGTTGTGGTgcaaatgaatacatttttgatcATCTTCAACTCTAACAGTTTCTTCCACACAGCGATGGTTGCAGCTGGCCCCCTTGTGGATGTCCGTGTGCAGCACATTGCCTTCCTGTCTGCCTGAAGTGCTGGTTTTGCAGTAGGTGGATGACTGCTACCTGCACAAACAGCACTTTTGACAGCCGGAGGCCGAGACATTACCAGGCAATAGACATGACCATCTCAGGAGAGACTTTAGAAAGCCAAGAACAAACTTAATATCAAATACATGTACGTCTGTCCATCTGATGTGCAGATTGTATCTTTCGTGTTTGGCAGGCTGGGGATCTTTGGTCCAGCGTAGGAAACAAGTGCTCACACTGCAGTAGGCCATGTTATCGTCACTACCTGCACTGTAAGCACTTTATCACACAGTGGACTATTGGTGACGACACTAGGATGATCACTCCTAAACTTAAATATTTAAGATCGTACGAGTGAAACCTCTGCAATGCTTATGACAAAATattcaagttttaaaaaagtttttcttgCATCTGACAAAATAATTACAGATCTCCAGCTGTTTCATTTAATGCATGTGGCCTGTAAAAAGTCCCCAGCCACCCACAGCTCCATAGAGTTGAGGTGTAGTGCTCACCAGGGCAGTGGACAGgcggaggatggagaggagggtaCGGGCGGAGGTGAAGGTGGTGTCTTTGCTGACTCGGGCCTCTTTCCTCATCTCCACATAAGCAGCAGTGATGTAATCGGCCAGCTGCTCGGGCACCACTGGCTGCTTCTTCTTACACACAGCGATGTAGCGCCTGGGGAGATTTACATTTCAGATTCTTGTTGAGAGTATTGCCCAGCAGAGTGACGGCCTGCTGCTGAACTTCACTCACACTGAACTGTGTGGGATAAGGATCTGCCTCAGTGTGTTAAACATATTAATATAGCAGTGAATTTGTAGCAGATGTTTCAATCACCTCATCAGCTTCATGTCAATGGGGGTGAAGTGAGTGGGTGGCTGGCGGCAGTGCTGGTGGACGTAGGTAATGTGCTGGGCCAGACGCAGGTCAGCGTCGGCGTCCGGCTTGTCCTGGATCAGCCAGAGCAGGTCGAAACgggagagcagagcagcggGCAGCTGAATGTTCTGCTCAATGCTCTTGCGGGGATTGTAGCGGCCATAGGCGGGGTTGGCTGCTGCGAGAATAGAGCAACGGGCATTGAGGGAGGTCATGATGCCAGCCTGGAGAGGAGCGAAACGCATTAGTGGAGACGGGACGCAAGCCAAATGAGCCGCCATTAACAACAAGCACTGTCCTCTTTACCTTAGCGATGGAGATGGTCTGCTGCTCCATCACCTCGTGGATGGCTGTGCGGTCAGCGTCAGCCATCTTGTCAAACTCGTCAATGCAGCAGATGCCGAGGTCAGCTAGAACTAAGGCTCCACCTTCCAGGGTCATTTCTCCGGTCAGGGGGTCGCGCATCACGGCTGCAGTCAGACCAACACCGGACGAACCGCGACCTGTTGTGTACTGGCCTGATGACACAAGAGATCAAGTGATATATTTTGTTTAACTTGTGTACAGATAAGAATTTATTACAATGCTGAGTAGGTTTCTATCAAACTAGAGACATTGAGATACTGGTATcatgtttaaaaatggaaaCTAAAGCTTTCTAGTCATTCTAGTGTCAAAAACCTGGcctaaaaacaaaagctttcaCTTTTCTCTAGACAGCCCAGCACATCAAAAGTTAATATTTTACCCTGGAAGCCCTAATGGAAAGAAAATGCCTAACTGGATGAAATATTAAACCAGAAACAGGACTTTTACACCAACAAACAGGACTGTACTCACTTCGAGGAGCCAGACGGTCAATGTAGGACAGCAGCTGGGACTTGGCGACTCCTGGGTCTCCCATCAGGCAGATGTTTATGTTGCCTTCAGGAAGAAGAGCCAAGTCAGGAAGAGTGTTGCAGTTTGTAACAAGATTTCACAAGGGCAAACGCTTTGTTTTTCCAGAAATTATCCACACATATTGATAGGAGACAGGGGGTGCAGATATGGACAAAAATCAATGATGTGATCATCCTAACCTTAAtgtaatattaaattttttctttttttaacttactgtaataataaatgttaGTTAGAACTGTGATGTGATTCACTGGAAATAAAACCAACCCCAATACATCATTCTGGATAGTTCATTTAAGATTTGGAATGAGGATAACTTACTTTCCTCTGAGtcaaagattaaaaacaacagaagggTTCAAGGAAGTGCTCACCTCTGATTTTCATGCCTTTAGGCGCCTGTTCTACTCCTCcaaccagcagcaggagaagagcCTTCTTTACATCTTCATGTCCGTAGATCTCTGGTGCTATAGAGCCGGCAAGTTTCTCATAAAATCCCTCATCTgtttagaaaacaaaacaaaaaaaaccctaatTTGCTTCAGTTCCTAAAAGATAGTCAGGTTTTGGCATCCATTTGGGATCATATAGTCTCCGTTTATTGAGGTTCAA
Encoded proteins:
- the mcm7 gene encoding DNA replication licensing factor MCM7, whose product is MARKDYEAEKGKCKRFLQEFYTEDDNGKKVFKYGAQLVALAHREQVSIFVELDDVAEEDPELVESICENAKRYTGLFADAIHELLPEYKERDIVAKDSLDVYIEHRLMMEQRGRDPADTRDPRNQYPPELMRRFELYFKPPTTTKPKVVRDVRADSIGHLVTVRGIVTRATEVKPMMAVATYTCDQCGAETYQPIGSPSFMPLIMCPSQECVTNKSGGRLYLQTRGSKFVKFQELRIQEQSDQVPVGNIPRSMSLFARGENTRLAQPGDHIAITGVFLPLLRTGFNQAVQGLLSETYLEAHCITLMNKTEDDELGREDLTDEELRSITDEGFYEKLAGSIAPEIYGHEDVKKALLLLLVGGVEQAPKGMKIRGNINICLMGDPGVAKSQLLSYIDRLAPRSQYTTGRGSSGVGLTAAVMRDPLTGEMTLEGGALVLADLGICCIDEFDKMADADRTAIHEVMEQQTISIAKAGIMTSLNARCSILAAANPAYGRYNPRKSIEQNIQLPAALLSRFDLLWLIQDKPDADADLRLAQHITYVHQHCRQPPTHFTPIDMKLMRRYIAVCKKKQPVVPEQLADYITAAYVEMRKEARVSKDTTFTSARTLLSILRLSTALARLRMMENVEKEDVNEAMRLMEMSKDSLQADKSSTTRTQRPADVIFSLVRELATEGVAGRGGAGGLVRMAEAEQRCVSRGFTPAQFQEALEEYEELNVWQINQARSRITFV
- the LOC139206822 gene encoding uncharacterized protein, producing MVLFRCDDKGFESLEAFAEGLLDAKSLLSTIKQEEMVPVSDVNINWMRANGFLSHSRPKRNVDPRWYRGNPDFQSYYRYYSSIGHTEGLYEIDKLRMLYQQMRYLEHTYGPNASYFQSKLGVPMIACDPATDKKCKVAAPPPPPMKGVPKLTEPPATPPPLPPAPSISQADVLYLCNKKDPLCKPHIVYMPTGAVPVLCDPRYHNHCVPQKAAPEPAAVPQPPPPPPKKSAPPPPPPVLVKKSPPAPIRTFKGMEYDCDPYWDPDCLIDHPPRPMKGKVVVPPPPPPPPPVVAEEKKEPVEEPAPPVSVQKKVVYPYYYPMPYNPMDDLYDPSRFHYPQPAASADEPEEESQ